A region from the Acidiferrobacter sp. SPIII_3 genome encodes:
- the accB gene encoding acetyl-CoA carboxylase biotin carboxyl carrier protein yields MDIRKVKKLIEMLEASHLGEIEIKEGEESIRISRGSSAAPVPAAPVAMPAPSAPAVAAPAASAEPAAAKPMPSGHPVSSPMVGTFYRAPSPDAQPFVEVGTSVNVGDPLCIIEAMKMLNEIEADRAGVIKAVLKENGQPVEYGETLFIIE; encoded by the coding sequence GTGGATATCCGCAAAGTCAAAAAACTGATCGAAATGCTCGAGGCCTCGCACTTAGGCGAGATCGAGATCAAGGAGGGGGAGGAGTCGATCCGCATCAGCCGAGGATCCTCGGCGGCCCCCGTGCCGGCCGCCCCGGTCGCGATGCCGGCCCCGTCGGCCCCCGCGGTCGCCGCGCCGGCGGCAAGCGCCGAACCGGCGGCGGCGAAGCCCATGCCGAGCGGGCATCCGGTGTCCTCGCCCATGGTGGGCACGTTTTATCGCGCGCCATCGCCGGATGCCCAACCGTTCGTGGAGGTCGGCACCTCCGTGAACGTCGGGGATCCGCTATGCATCATCGAGGCCATGAAGATGTTGAATGAGATCGAGGCCGACCGCGCCGGGGTGATCAAGGCCGTCCTCAAGGAAAATGGCCAGCCCGTCGAGTACGGCGAAACGCTGTTCATCATCGAATAA
- the aroQ gene encoding type II 3-dehydroquinate dehydratase, with product MADLLVLNGPNLNLLGTREPRHYGTDTLAVIEGRLAALAADIGHSIAFLQSNAEHELIARIHEAAADGTRAIIFNPAAFTHTSVALRDALGAVGLPFIEVHLSNIHAREPFRNRSYFSDIAAGTISGLGALGYELALMAAISYLQPR from the coding sequence ATGGCTGATCTGCTCGTACTAAATGGTCCCAACCTCAATCTCCTCGGCACCCGCGAGCCGCGTCACTATGGCACCGACACCCTGGCCGTGATTGAAGGGCGCTTGGCGGCGCTGGCCGCCGACATCGGCCACAGCATCGCGTTTTTGCAGAGCAACGCCGAACACGAGCTCATCGCGCGCATCCACGAGGCGGCCGCCGACGGCACGCGCGCCATCATCTTCAATCCGGCGGCGTTTACCCATACGAGCGTCGCCCTGCGCGACGCCCTGGGGGCGGTCGGGTTACCGTTCATCGAGGTCCACCTCTCCAACATCCATGCCCGCGAGCCGTTCCGCAACCGGTCCTACTTCTCGGATATCGCCGCCGGCACCATCAGCGGGCTCGGCGCCTTGGGTTATGAGCTGGCCCTGATGGCTGCCATTTCCTACTTGCAACCTAGGTAA
- a CDS encoding TlpA disulfide reductase family protein, whose translation MRGRSHAVWAAAVIGALAAGFAVGRYTEPSPHARKRHDTRVHFTLPDLAGKPRSLDHWPAKVYLVNFWAPWCPPCRAEIPLLIKTARADKARGLEVVGIALDRKTKVTRFVHAHHIPYPVLLGGERGLEMLARFGDVQGAIPFSLLVTPHGRVLTGQLGEFTRGTLKAAIATAFKRR comes from the coding sequence ATGAGGGGACGCAGTCACGCGGTCTGGGCCGCGGCAGTCATCGGGGCCCTGGCGGCCGGTTTTGCGGTTGGGCGCTACACGGAGCCTTCGCCCCACGCGCGCAAACGGCACGACACGCGCGTGCACTTCACCCTGCCCGACCTCGCCGGCAAGCCGCGCTCCCTCGACCACTGGCCGGCGAAGGTCTATCTGGTCAATTTCTGGGCCCCCTGGTGCCCGCCCTGTCGCGCCGAGATCCCGCTCCTCATCAAGACCGCCCGGGCCGACAAGGCCCGCGGGCTCGAGGTGGTCGGTATCGCCCTGGATCGCAAGACCAAGGTGACGCGCTTTGTCCACGCCCACCACATCCCCTATCCGGTGCTGCTCGGTGGAGAGCGCGGCCTCGAGATGCTGGCCCGCTTCGGGGACGTGCAGGGCGCCATTCCGTTTAGTCTGCTGGTCACGCCCCACGGGCGCGTCTTGACGGGTCAACTCGGGGAGTTTACCCGGGGCACGCTCAAGGCGGCCATCGCCACCGCGTTCAAGAGACGGTGA